Proteins found in one candidate division KSB1 bacterium genomic segment:
- a CDS encoding SDR family oxidoreductase, translated as MKTFLVSGAGSGIGRAIANKLASGDQKVILLGRTDAKLKQTKDELQNPDRHQIISADVRDKNAIGNGLKAAGLAHLDGVVANAGVGGENIYGPKDRWDEIISINLAGTYLLLNECLPYLKKQPERFKHIIIISSILARLGIPNYSAYCASKAGLLGLMRSWAAQYARDKILVNAICPGWVETDMARQGIQAYADAVNKSYDQAFQEQMSMVPLQKMSQPEEVANLVCFLLSEEQTSFTGQTFDINNGALMPC; from the coding sequence ATGAAAACGTTTTTAGTTTCCGGTGCAGGTTCCGGAATAGGCCGTGCAATCGCCAACAAATTAGCGAGCGGGGATCAGAAAGTGATTTTGCTGGGCCGCACAGATGCAAAGCTGAAACAGACAAAAGACGAATTGCAAAATCCGGATCGTCATCAAATCATCAGTGCTGATGTGCGCGACAAAAATGCCATTGGCAACGGTTTAAAAGCTGCCGGGTTAGCCCATCTTGATGGCGTTGTGGCAAATGCCGGTGTCGGCGGCGAAAATATTTATGGCCCCAAAGATCGCTGGGACGAAATTATTTCGATCAATCTAGCCGGAACGTATCTGCTGCTGAATGAATGTCTTCCTTATTTAAAGAAGCAGCCGGAGCGTTTCAAACATATCATTATTATATCTTCCATTTTAGCGCGCCTGGGGATTCCAAATTACTCAGCTTACTGTGCTTCCAAGGCGGGGCTGCTGGGCTTGATGCGCTCCTGGGCGGCGCAATACGCCCGGGACAAAATATTGGTCAACGCCATTTGCCCCGGCTGGGTAGAGACAGACATGGCCAGGCAGGGGATTCAGGCTTATGCCGATGCCGTAAATAAATCTTATGACCAGGCGTTTCAAGAACAAATGTCGATGGTTCCCCTGCAGAAAATGAGTCAACCGGAGGAGGTGGCAAATCTGGTCTGTTTTCTGCTTAGTGAGGAACAGACTTCGTTTACCGGACAAACATTTGATATTAATAACGGCGCTTTAATGCCCTGTTGA